In a single window of the Pocillopora verrucosa isolate sample1 chromosome 4, ASM3666991v2, whole genome shotgun sequence genome:
- the LOC131773180 gene encoding uncharacterized protein, giving the protein MSADELKELGNKLMRAHPPDYNGALSAYSRALATSQGKAAACILTNRSLAFLKLSQNDKALEDANLAIETDDQWVKGYWRKCSALMALERYEDVLDIAQEGFRLLKSDTACREFAAAWLKACHHIFRDYENVTKMPTGVTILSGNYFVILFASLDSRSSSSKAMTEESMASLLTRTAEEFEQIMGAFGQPECHSLLVNWTESVTAPLDPTISTIPDKLLDASFKKTKEFCAYLNALHVAILDIARPLVALAVIVILSRTYALNCANTCHHSIQYKLQMCLPIFEESILNTGDYIGLHLGTAAGYLDSFIGRPQDLLTTDLALMEECCRNMDKLLDMYPTTAWEYTEVKDISTRVVANARNVLTARRTGVFVPSCGLPGEPVKMNAEFARRDAHKRPDDVRKYITDRLKEVSGKCASELFIRDAEDLLQLTDVCQRLKHDRLAKEVFMLGEKVMLVVLGLQMFRGLLSLDDIPPQVTTARQEVMMNVRLLREGNHAFFIDVAIRWKSLLSELRAALIRHGLGRNYLNTYSNILNLQATGDLQQPYDPHVIDGMKNIHEANEMEFLRKHAFWCLKAVVEAPSAALIRAALEPDEMVLDYVLLGEYESSDVEAEGVLAMYLVVLGYGQDPLSFCLDSKKCVAAVSKWKVALNKSVAAMNASDSKLEAELTDASIGVTTTILPNSVVQQLKGEQVKHVYIAPDFMLTSIPLELLKDEEGEFVFNTCSVSYITSSRELLREYVLNLVTHWTNELTVASLVDPTKSHKNPHEPNDSNEGDINRLERGRKSQDKDNDSQKELESNISNINKVESVAYDTPGKPQEKFTISGKEDEWDSSKDRKVSLANIIAIGTDESPTEASKLAIQHFNMHANPQTRQRRLVKCSSTESNNTDCVIVCDPNFDLADITFNDQGFIQKLMNLWKPSSTGRTVHQLKNSRVEGNNIEEILAWRPELNVQLISGDDATVSAILRLKSPFLVHISSHGISESKFSLCRGNFWDDTKSAVVLAGYNTYASRRYDEINLLAGSGMLSALAMSGLDLSETRLVVLSMCLSGIGVATFQESVCSLADAARAAGAQTVVATFWMVLDFDTAEFMKHFYNRLCQTGVRPSQALKEAREEMMQDQRFAHWFSWAPFACYGYDLPLFPKQE; this is encoded by the exons ATGTCAGCTGATGAGCTCAAGGAACTGGGGAACAAGCTCATGAGAGCACATCCACCAGACTATAATGGCGCCCTATCCGCCTACAGCCGTGCATTAGCAACGAGCCAAGGAAAGGCTGCTGCTTGCATCTTAACAAATCGTAGCCTAGCATTTTTAAAGCTTAGTCAGAATGACAAAGCTTTGGAGGATGCAAATCTTGCCATTGAGACAGATGATCAGTGGGTAAAAGGTTACTGGAGGAAGTGCTCAGCTCTTATGGCTCTTGAAAGATATGAAGATGTCCTAGATATTGCTCAGGAGGGCTTTCGTCTCTTAAAGAGTGACACTGCATGTCGCGAATTCGCTGCTGCTTGGCTCAAAGCTTGTCACCATATTTTCAGGGATTATGAAAATGTAACCAAGATGCCAACAGGCGTCACCATTTTATCAGGtaattattttgtgattttgtttgCCTCGCTGGATTCCAGAAGCTCATCATCTAAAGCAATGACAGAAGAAAGCATGGCTTCGCTTCTTACACGCACTGCAGAGGAATTTGAGCAAATCATGGGAGCATTTGGCCAACCAGAGTGTCACTCATTGTTGGTGAACTGGACAGAATCTGTAACAGCCCCACTAGACCCCACCATTTCAACAATACCTGACAAGTTGCTGGATGCCTCATTCAAGAAAACCAAAGAGTTCTGCGCCTACTTAAATGCACTGCATGTGGCAATCCTGGACATAGCCCGACCTCTTGTAGCCTTGGCAGTCATAGTTATACTATCACGCACCTATGCACTGAACTGTGCCAATACTTGTCATCATAGCATACAATACAAACTTCAGATGTGCTTGCCGATCTTTGAAGAATCCATACTGAATACCGGAGATTACATCGGTCTTCATCTAGGCACTGCGGCTGGCTATCTCGATTCTTTTATTGGAAGACCACAGGATCTCCTGACAACTGATTTGGCACTGATGGAGGAATGTTGCAGAAACATGGATAAATTGCTCGATATGTACCCAACGACAGCTTGGGAGTACACGGAGGTCAAGGACATAAGCACTCGTGTTGTTGCAAATGCGAGGAATGTTTTGACAGCAAGACGAACTGGAGTTTTTGTTCCATCTTGTGGGCTACCTGGAGAGCCTGTCAAGATGAATGCCGAGTTTGCACGAAGAGATGCACACAAACGCCCAGATGATGTCAGAAAGTACATAACAGACCGGCTCAAAGAGGTTAGCGGGAAATGTGCTTCTGAGCTGTTCATACGAGATGCAGAGGACCTCCTGCAGTTGACAG ATGTTTGTCAACGATTAAAACACGACAGGCTGGCCAAAGAGGTTTTTATGCTGGGCGAAAAGGTCATGTTAGTCGTCCTTGGTCTTCAGATGTTCCGTGGTCTGCTCAGCCTTGATGATATACCACCACAGGTAACAACAGCAAGACAAGAGGTCATGATGAATGTGCGATTGCTTAGAGAAGGCAACCATGCATTTTTCATTGATGTGGCCATCCGATGGAAGTCACTGCTCTCTGAATTGCGCGCCGCTCTCATAAGGCACGGACTTGGCCGGAATTACCTAAATACTTATTCCAATATTCTAAACCTGCAAGCGACTGGCGACCTTCAGCAGCCATATGACCCACATGTAATCGATGGAATGAAGAATATCCATGAAGCCAACGAGATGGAATTTCtcagaaagcatgcattttGGTGCCTTAAGGCTGTCGTTGAAGCGCCATCTGCTGCTCTGATCCGAGCCGCGTTAGAACCAGATGAAATGGTGTTGGATTATGTCCTACTTGGGGAGTATGAATCATCTGATGTCGAGGCCGAGGGAGTGTTGGCAATGTATCTGGTTGTGTTAGGTTACGGTCAAGATCCATTGAGTTTTTGTCTTGACAGCAAAAAGTGTGTTGCAGCCGTTTCAAAATGGAAAGTGGCGTTGAATAAATCAGTCGCAGCGATGAATGCATCTGATTCCAAACTAGAGGCCGAGTTGACAGATGCAAGTATAGGTGTGACTACAACAATTCTTCCTAACTCCGTGGTTCAGCAGCTAAAAGGTGAACAGGTGAAACATGTTTACATCGCACCTGATTTCATGCTGACTAGTATTCCACTAGAACTGCTTAAAGATGAAGAGGGTGAATTTGTCTTCAATACTTGCTCAGTTTCTTACATTACCTCAAGCAGGGAACTTCTCCGGGAGTACGTGCTTAACTTGGTGACGCATTGGACTAATGAGTTGACTGTGGCAAGCCTCGTCGACCCAACCAAAAGTCATAAAAATCCCCATGAACCTAATGACTCCAACGAAGGAGACATAAATCGCCTGGAAAGGGGAAGAAAATCTCAAGACAAAGACAATGACAGTCAGAAAGAACTTGAATCAAATATTTCGAATATCAACAAAGTAGAAAGCGTTGCCTATGATACTCCTGGAAAGCCTCAAGAGAAATTTACCATTAGTGGAAAAGAAGACGAATGGGATAGCAGCAAAGATCGCAAGGTTTCCCTTGCGAACATCATTGCGATCGGAACAGATGAAAGTCCAACTGAAGCTTCAAAATTAGCTATACAGCATTTTAACATGCATGCGAATCCGCAGACGAGACAAAGACGTTTAGTAAAGTGTAGCTCCACTGAATCAAATAACACTGACTGTGTCATCGTTTGCGACCCAAACTTCGATCTGGCGGATATCACATTCAATGACCAGGGCTTCATTCAGAAGTTGATGAACCTTTGGAAACCATCAAGTACTGGGCGGACCGTACATCAACTAAAGAACAGCAGAGTTGAAGGTAACAACATAGAAGAAATTCTGGCATGGAGACCAGAGCTCAATGTTCAACTAATTTCTGGTGATGATGCAACGGTCTCAGCCATCCTAAGGCTGAAGTCTCCCTTTTTAGTTCATATCAGCAGCCACGGTATCAGCGAGTCCAAGTTCAGTTTGTGTCGAGGGAATTTCTGGGATGATACAAAATCGGCTGTTGTTCTGGCAGGCTACAACACGTATGCATCCAGACGATACGATGAAATCAATCTTCTCGCTGGTTCAGGGATGTTGTCTGCCTTGGCCATGTCCGGACTAGATCTGTCTGAGACACGACTTGTTGTGTTGTCCATGTGTTTGTCGGGTATCGGTGTTGCAACCTTCCAAGAATCTGTCTGCAGTTTGGCCGATGCTGCGCGCGCTGCTGGGGCCCAAACCGTCGTAGCTACTTTCTGGATGGTCCTAGATTTTGACACAGCTGAATTTATGAAGCACTTCTACAATCGTTTGTGCCAAACGGGTGTGCGTCCTTCCCAAGCGCTGAAAGAAGCAAGAGAGGAGATGATGCAGGACCAGCGTTTCGCTCACTGGTTTAGTTGGGCACCGTTTGCATGCTATGGGTATGATCTGCCACTTTTCCCGAAACAAGAGTAA